Within the Corallococcus exiguus genome, the region GCTCGGCCGCGGCGGAGGGCACCAGCGAGTGCTCGATCTGCGCGGGCTCCGGACGCTCCACCACGCCCAGCTCGCCGTCCTCCAGCTGCTTGGCCTGGGCGGGGCTCAGCTCCATTCGGCGCAGCTTTCCCTTGCGCGTCATGAAGTAGAAGGCCGTCTCGCCCGGCTCCTGGGGCACCTGGGCGCCGAGCACCAGCTCGCGCAGGGCGCGGTCCAGCTCCACCTGCTTCTTGGACTCGGCGCGCTGGTAGGCCTTGGAGCCCGGCATGGGCGGCAGCTTGGGGATGGGCTTCTCCGTGGGCGTGCCCGGACGCGCGTTCGCGCCGAACCCTCCCTGGGGACCGCCCCGGAAGCCTCCGCCGCCCTGACGCGGCGGACCGCCCGCACCGTGGCGCGGGGGACCTCCGGCGCCTCGCGGCGGACCGCCACCGCCCTCGCGGCGCGGCGGACCTCCGCGGTCATCACGGCGCGGCGGGCCTCCGGCTGTCCGATTCTCATCACGTCCGCGAGGGGCCGGGGCGCGTGGAGCGCTCCCCCGGCTGTCCTCCTGGCGCCTTGGCGCCGAGGGCGTGGAGTCGGACTTCTTGGCCTCCTCCTCGGAGACGAGGCCCGCTTTCAACAACTTGTCTCGCAGGTTCTGCATGGGTTGGGCGTTCTATCCCTTGCACGGCCGCACGCAAGCCACCGCTTGCCGCTCCTGTCCCCCCCACGTAACTTGCCGCCCCCGCCGTCGTGGTCGTGGAGGTTCCGTGAGAAGTCTGTCGAAGTCCGCCGCCCTCGCCCTGGTCCTGGCAGCCACTGGCTGCTCAGACCCCGTCGACAAGGCGGCAAAGGCCCGCATCTTCTCGGCGGAGGACCCGCCGAAGGTGGTGGCCTCGGCGAAGGAGAAGCTGCCGCCGGAGGACGTCGCGGACAACCCCCAGGTCTCCCGCCGCATCCTGGGCATGGACGCCGCGGAGGTGACCGAGCGGCTGGGCCCGCACTTCTTCCAGTCCACCCTCAGCTACGAGTGGGCCGGCCCCAACGGGAACAACCCCGTGAAGCTCACGGAGACGCGCTCCTTCCGCGCGGGCCCCGGGGGCGTCAACGGCGACTTCCACGGCGTCCTGGAGAACTCCCGGGACCAGGGCCTGGAGGTGATGCGCGTGAAGGGGCAGGTGTTCGCCCGCAACCGCTACGGCCCGTACCGCCAGCGCCTGCGCGACCGCGGCATGGCCGAG harbors:
- a CDS encoding DUF2058 family protein, with protein sequence MQNLRDKLLKAGLVSEEEAKKSDSTPSAPRRQEDSRGSAPRAPAPRGRDENRTAGGPPRRDDRGGPPRREGGGGPPRGAGGPPRHGAGGPPRQGGGGFRGGPQGGFGANARPGTPTEKPIPKLPPMPGSKAYQRAESKKQVELDRALRELVLGAQVPQEPGETAFYFMTRKGKLRRMELSPAQAKQLEDGELGVVERPEPAQIEHSLVPSAAAEQMYALSAKAVRFFNRKENPVGFMNDEELKAQQAAEASGTAPEVADEPEASAEGAEEGEASAEATTSEPSSESPGEPASEPNGEGSPQS